One window of Desulfobacca acetoxidans DSM 11109 genomic DNA carries:
- a CDS encoding class I SAM-dependent methyltransferase: MQQLVFLRSPPEIFDVPHRQQRSEISRPDKLTQRIEFLLEKVPQNAKVLDLGAGYGEIAFSLEAYRNAQVLCVEREPEFLSSLRQKGLWVLDADLNYISSPALRWVFSQPWDIVIAVDTISYWMYPALILSALSDRVGKIILTVSNSAHFNRRIKGLLGKMQDWPNCRPSKDNYLQFDLSWRTNNWTLKGFRQWTAALGYDCQLIARRAKKARWLSPTFSPSLLTRSFVFELTPIT; the protein is encoded by the coding sequence TTGCAGCAGCTAGTCTTTCTGCGTTCTCCACCCGAAATATTTGACGTTCCCCATCGTCAACAACGATCTGAAATCTCAAGACCGGATAAGCTGACTCAACGGATTGAATTCCTATTGGAGAAGGTGCCTCAGAATGCCAAGGTGCTCGATCTGGGGGCCGGATATGGTGAAATTGCTTTTTCCCTCGAGGCCTATAGAAACGCCCAGGTGCTTTGTGTCGAACGTGAGCCCGAGTTCCTGTCCTCCCTGCGCCAGAAGGGATTATGGGTATTAGACGCTGACCTTAATTACATCAGCAGCCCAGCGTTACGCTGGGTCTTTTCGCAGCCCTGGGATATCGTCATTGCCGTCGACACCATATCATATTGGATGTATCCGGCGCTGATTTTATCTGCGCTGTCAGACCGCGTAGGCAAGATTATTCTTACCGTTTCCAACAGCGCCCATTTTAATAGAAGAATTAAAGGGTTATTGGGTAAAATGCAGGATTGGCCAAATTGTCGGCCATCAAAAGACAATTATCTGCAATTTGATCTGTCGTGGAGGACGAACAATTGGACCCTGAAAGGTTTTAGACAATGGACCGCAGCACTCGGATATGACTGTCAGCTCATAGCCCGCCGGGCAAAAAAAGCGCGCTGGCTATCGCCGACCTTTAGCCCTTCCCTGTTGACGCGGAGCTTTGTATTTGAACTTACTCCTATAACTTAG